The DNA segment GATTTGTGCTTAATAAATCCAGTAATTTATATCCCGACGAAGTTATTGATGATCTGTTTTCATTTAAAGGCGAGTTGTATATCGGAGGTCCTGTTTCTGGAGATACACTTCATTTTTTACATACGCTGGGCGATGTTGTACCAGGTGCGGTAAAAATTACCGACAGTATTTATTGGGGTGGTGATTTTGATACAATAAAAGATTTAATCAATAAGGATTCTGCAAATTATAAACAGGTGAGGTTTTTTGCGGGTTATTCAGGCTGGTCTCCCAAGCAGTTGGAGGCGGAAATCGAGGAAAATTCCTGGATTGTAACCGAGATAGAGGATGAGATGATTATGGACGGGGATGATGAGAGTATCTGGAAATATAGCATGGAGAGTTTAGGGGATGTATATAAAGCCTGGTCGGGTTTTCCTGAGGATCCGTCTTTTAATTAAATGTGTATTGGTTTAATAATTCAACTATTTTTTTTGCGAGTTGGCAGAAATATCTTTTTTCCTGAAAGCCAACAAGCCATTGTATGCCTTGTATTGCATTGGTAATGAATATTTCATCCGCATCTAATAATTCTTGCTCAGTAGCTCCTTGGGTTTCAATAACTGGTGCCAGTTGATGTTTTCTTATGATTTTGATCAAAAGCTGGCGCATGACCCCATCGACACATCCGGAAAAGACCGAAGGGG comes from the Saccharicrinis fermentans DSM 9555 = JCM 21142 genome and includes:
- a CDS encoding YqgE/AlgH family protein, with amino-acid sequence MRKLDFNIFENRLPKLKPQKGRILIADPFLKGPYFGRSIILLTEHGDHGAVGFVLNKSSNLYPDEVIDDLFSFKGELYIGGPVSGDTLHFLHTLGDVVPGAVKITDSIYWGGDFDTIKDLINKDSANYKQVRFFAGYSGWSPKQLEAEIEENSWIVTEIEDEMIMDGDDESIWKYSMESLGDVYKAWSGFPEDPSFN